The stretch of DNA AGCTAGTGTATGTTAGTTTCATCGGGGatgaaataataaaatgaaacTACTATTTTTTGGGGTCTTTTAACATATTTAGTCGGTCGactgaaaataattataataatatataCTGATTATGCATAAaattcacacacacacatatatatatatttttgactATTATTTTAAAGGACGGCTATACAATATGAATTTCCCTTTTTCTGATACTAACTCACTAGTTTACCATTCATGTTACAATTTACATTAATAACAAATTTTATAGCTTTCGTCTCTCCAAGAAGTCGTCCTTTCGGGACATTCGATAGAATTGGAGAGATATAAAGAAGATTACAAATGGAGTAATGGTCTCTCCAAGAAGTCTTGGCTTTAAATTTTATGATGATATATATGTTGTTTGAATTTTCATTAGAATTTGAGGGTTTCAGTTTGATTGGTTTAACAAAAATACTATTtaattgaaaatttggggaaaaaagAAAGTAGAAAATGATCATAATTGGAGATTGACACAAGAAAAAGGACAAATTCAACGAACATAATGGAGAGGGTGAGGGAATATAGGTTGATTCAATCATAGATTTAATTATTACCAAAATGGAAAACAATCATATTGATTTAATTTCGTGATAGCGTAATGGCAAAGGTGTTGTAAACAAGTTCTACTGCTCTAGTAATGGAAATTTAGAAACATCAAAATAGATTGTTTTATTAGCTGCTAACAAATCTCCTCGTGATTTTCTTCTTAATTCAGTTTCTAGTACTAACGCCTCCGGTCTCTGCTTGTTTTGAAACTTACAAGTTACGGAggtctgtttacccgaaaaatggatagagttgaatttgtacgtagttctaagggtatgtggtgtaacttgacacaaatcgcaagagtaaataaaaatgtcaaatattgactataaagaatgaaaaatacgCAAAGTTGAGAAGATGATGATTTATGggttaagcaagatgaatcaagcTTATGAGGCTAAAAAAAGGACAATTTTTCAATaggggagtgtatgatatctaagttacaatgtatgccaaaAAACCTGCCTCTTTACAGAAATatagccttcccttttatagtgggggatcctattttagatataataaaaaatacatagtggggaacccatgataaatcagctttttcctaattcccgtcgagattctctcccttagtgcggttgtaacggctcttgtctatgagctcgatcttgatcggactcggtATTAGTCTATATTGGTCGGTTTccagttttagagctcgatgcgggtttGAGGTCGATGCCAACTCGGGGTCCGGtaatgacttgggctcggtattggttggcctctggcccttaagctcaattccatcacatctcatcatagttcgattctgacccgagctcgataatgactttgaACTCGATTTTTGACCCGTACCTGAAATTAGAAGCTCGTTTGTGCCATcttcagatctcatctcgatattatgaagactttctTCCGTCCATTATAATTTCATCTCGATCAGTCGTATGAAGGCCGAAGtcagtttcgaccgtatacagatagtcccctcatttctcgggaagaatgtggcaagaaacgatatgatttctcaacATCTCGATTGGATAtgcactgacgtttgcatcgagcccgaccatgacgtacgtgatagctgtcctGTCGGTttagtttaccaaggcatttaatacgtgtcagacggtggtcggccaccgctgatattgaaccgccattgctcaCTCTATAAATAGCCCATCCTTttatcatttatcacttttacatcttcaatctccaaATTTTTCAAGTTCTTATTCTGAGTTCATCTGTCAATCTGTGATTTTttactgcaaaatctttcttcgaaaacaccaaatctttgttacctcCTCCTATTTTTTATCCTTAAAtccaaaatggcgaaaacataaaAAATCATTCctgaaaaagaaaaagcttcttcttcacagtaTGCCGCCGACAAAATACCGGGggagccacggcctgaggagtgcgttcctgaGGCATGTGTTCTTACCTATGATTTTAAGGTCAACAAAGACTCgtcggttcctggccgatgtgagccagtatcgaggtatatgtgttcgataaccgaggggTACCTCGAACAGATAAGAAAAGATTGCAATTGGAagaacaaagaaatagtaatcccATCTCttgaagaagatatcaccactcaCGTGAAAAGGTTTTTAaccgtgtatacttaccctttcacgttaggtcctctCGACCCTGTTATTATTGATTTTTACCGTCAATACCaagtaaccctaggccaaatccatcattcttcttggcggatcgttattttgatccgtttcttcgtgaacaaaatcgaggggatgcctttcaccctcgaacatctcattcgattgtactgccctcgcctttttcgaggcgggttaataaagcTTCAACaccgggctaccaaggctctgttctcgagcatagacgaggacaaggatcgaggctggatgggcaggttcgttcgagtgaagacttcagaCCTTATTCCATCTGAAAAGATGCCTttccccgaggagtggaacatgaagcataagtgtaattctgttgttatctcctactGTTTTGCCCCTTCATTCCTTTCTCACTGATATCCctcttttgtgatgcagcggttccttggatgcccggtgcagttcctgacctcaagaactgggtacgggatctagcttcgacctctacatatgACGAGCGCTCATggtgtgatttgtcaaagggccgatgggaggccaaaaatcatggtaagcatctttctcgtatctttggtaAATCGAACGAGACGCTCTCCATACACTTAAATCCATTTTCTTGTATGTAGgcttgggcaaagatgcggttttgaggcccccgtacgtcgaggaagaggcttcggcctctgtcccaaaacCGGTAAAGGATAATAAGCGAAAAAGGGCCTCTGCTTctgaagatccaaaaccgaagacgaggatggctcgtaagccaaggaagaataccatccctttaaCCATGGAATCAGTTTTGTATCTAAggtatgaagatgaagaagatgaagaaaacgACAGGTCTGTGCTGGTGGCCCGAGTAAAGAAACCTATCGATGCCCCAAGTGCAGCTGAATCAATGGTGATTTATAAAGCTTCACCTCAGGCTGAGGAGATATCGAAGGAAGGTTCGGGCAAAGTCCACGAATCGTTAtagatcgaggatgcttcccaccgaagtcaacaaatggtGGGTCGAGGATattgctggccctagtgatgtgtcagGCCTTTTCTGTGAAGAGCatcaagctctgaatcgggtaagctttaACTCCCTTCGTTGATATTACTTTTACATTTGCTATTCttctctaacttcttttcttcttccttacGTAGTCCATAACGGTTCATCAAGAAACATGTTCTCGGTCCCGAGCTGAGTTGCATTGGTACGAGGCCGATCTCTGGCaaaaggaagaagaaatcaaAGACCTCCGAGTTGAGTTGTccaaggctcatcaagaccagaccaacctgaccgagcaggtaataataatcttaaaaacccatgggctcgatcctggaacggtggctaatatttcgatctcacagttgcagcagaagcttgaggtgattgggaagcttcgtgaggaagtCGATATAATAAGGGTGGAGACCTTAGgatggaaagatggcatggaccgTCTTAGCGTagaaaaagaaactgctcgagcccaattatcatcggccgaaaaccaacttcaaagcatgaaggagaagagctcggttcaagcaagaaaaatagaggagctcgaggctcggttggcctccgaacttgccaaggccaaatctgacgcTGAAAAAGCAATGGCCAATGCGGATGCATTAGTGGCCGTCTATCAGGAGGATGCTGAAGCTACTCAAGTACAAGCAAGAGAGGTAGCCGAGACCGctaacactcgagcacattgggttgctgaactttctaaatgccgatctcggagggagaccctcgaggagatccatgctcgaggtttcgatatCACCGAAGAGATacaaaaggctaaagagctcgaagccaaTGCTGaggccttggcttccgatgatgatgatggcgatgatgagagcaagagtgggtccgagagcggggaggagcccgatggagaagagattTCCCtcggagataaccaagaaacttagcccttagttttcattttggttttttgtgtagggtcctgtttGGACGTTGTAAACATtcttgtacatatatatataaagatcttttcttttcccgactTGCCTTTGTTTTATTCTCTGTCTTGTGAAGGTCTTCATAAggttttaggcaatttgatctaatttgtagcctttataaccaagtgagtgcttgctcaaacccGAGgtaaggtagcctgtaggcttagtagtcgagtgagtgattgctcgaatttGAAGTAAGCTAACCCgtaggattaatggtcgagtgagtgattgctctaactcgaagtaatgtagcccgtaagcttaatggtcgagtgagtgattactcgaactcgaaataaggtagcccgtaggcttaatagtcgagtgagtgattcaaactcgaagtaaggtagcccgtaggcttaattgtcgagtgagtTCTTCCtcgaacttgaagtgatgtagcccgtaggcttatagtcaagtgaatgattcgaactcgaagtaatgtagcccgtaggcttaatggtcgagtgagtgattgctcgaactcaaagtaaggtagcccgtaggcttaatattcgagtgagtgcttgctcgaactcgaagtgatgtagctcgtaggcttatagtcgagtgagtgattcgaactcgaagtaatgtagtccgtaggcttaatggtcgagtgagtgattgctcgaactcgaagtaaggtagcccgtaggcttaatagtcgagtgagtgcttactcgaactcgaagtgatgtagcccgtaggcttaatggtcgagtgagtgattgctcaaactcgaagtaatgtagcccgtaggcttaatagtcgagtgagtgatttctcgaactcgaagtaaggtagcgcgtaggcttaatagtcgagtgagtgcttgcttgaactcgaagtgatgtagcccgtaggcttatagtcgagtgagtgatttgaactcgaagtaatgtagctcgtaggcttatagtcgagtgagtgatttgaactcgaagtaatgtagtctgtaggcttaatagtcaagtgagtgcttactcaaactcgaagtgatgtagcccgtaggcttaatggtcgagtgagtgattgctcgaactcgaagtaatgtagcccgtaggcttaatggtcgagttaatgattgctcgaactcgaagtaaggtagcccgtaggcttaatagtcgagtgagtgtttgcttgaactcgaagtgatgtagcccgtaggcttaatggtcaagtgagtgtttgctcgaactcgaagtaatgtagcccgtaggcttaatggtcgagtgagtgattcgaactcgaaataaggtagcctgtaggcttaatcgtcgagtgagtgcttgctcaaactcgaagtgatgtagctcgtaggcttatagttgagtgagtgattcgaactcgaagtaatgttgcccgtaggcttatagtcgagcgagtgattgctcATACTCGAAATGTCGTAGCCGGTAAGCTTAGTGGTacttgatctcgttgatttttcggttggcagttcccgatttatggggtaatggtcggcccttaagcctgctTGCAAAATAGATCACAAAATAGaggatggattctgagatatCGGTAAGAAattctctttatgtcattattCATGTGTTTATGTTctgtaccagggatcgagcaaattacatgagcatggttcattttgaccatttggctcttacaatttttccaatcgaaaccctgttgttatgaagtaactttcttgcatcgaacttgacaTATTTGAGGGTAataccccccagtattcgaggttgattgtaagaaagcctcagatactgttgaattgttctaagttagtactatcaatggttgcctcgttaaaaaccttgccggaaaacctaTTTGGGATTAAACCGtcctaagggaaaaagagtgtaacgcgtgctttcatacctaaggcttcgtgttgaataatccatccttgttcctgatcgaactcctacaagggttagtttcgaaatataaacaAACATTGAATGGTCGTACCTTAGcggtagtatcgttttagatgcgacacattccaattgcttggtagttgtttgccgtttataataccgaacTTGTATGATCCTTTACCGACCTtttcgagtacctgatatggtccttcccagtttggacctagttttccttcatttgaatttcgggtactgagggtgacttttcttagcactaagtccccgattttaaaatggcgaagattggttcttcgattatagtatctttcgatccgctacttttgggcggccaattggacgagagcggcttctcgtttttcatccaataattcgaggctagtattcacaGCCTTGCGATTTGACTTTTCTATTATatatatcgaaacctggcactgggttctccAAATTCGagtggaatcaaggcttcggaaccatatactaaggagaacggggttgcccccgtactagattttgatgttgttcgatatgcccaaagaacttcaggtagaatttctctccattttcccttagcatcgttcaaccttttctttagattttgaatgatagtcttgttcgtcgattcggcctgtccgttcccactagagtgatacggtgttgataatatcctttttattttgtggtcattgaggaatttcgtcactttgctgccgataaattatttcccattgtcacacactatttcggcgggtatcccaaatcgatatacgatatgatcccagatgaagtctataacctctttctctcttactttctcgaatgtctgtgcttcaacccatttagagaaatagtcagtcataaataaaatgaacttagctttacctggggccgatggcagagggacgacgatatccattccccatttcatgaatggccatggggataagactgagtaaAGAGCCTCTCCGGGCTGatagatcatcggtgcaaacctttgacatttatcacattttcgaacaaactcctttgcatctttgtacatatcgatccaataatatcctgctttgattattttttggactaatgaatcggcaccagaatgatttccataAGTACCCTCGTGAACCTTACATAGGATGTAGttggtgtctcctggtcctaagcataccgccaatggtccatcgaatgtccttcggtataatgtttcatctgcagtcaatgtgaatcgagcagctttggttcgtagggccctcaaaattttagggtccgatgggagctttctgtTCTCCAAGTATtgaatatacttattcctccaatcccaggttaagcttgtagagtttatctcgacatgaccttcctcgatcacggatctcgagagttgaatgacagtccccgagctgatctcatcttcctcgaccgatgaccccaaatttgcaagtgcatcggcctcactgttttattctcgaggtacatgctgtaaagtccattctttgaaacggtgcaaagttacatgTAGTTTGTCCATATACCTTTGCATtttaccttctcgaacttcgaaggttttgtttacttgatttaccaccagtaaagagtcacacttggcttcaatgacttctgctcccaagctttcagctagttcgagaccttcaatcatggcctcatactcgacctcgttgttagtcaacctagtagttttgatagattgcctaatagtgctacttGTGGACGGCTTTAAATTTGATAGATTTCCTAATAGTGCTACCTGTGGGCAGttttaaaacgatgcctagcccggacctcTTCACGTTTGAAGCCccatctgtgaaaagggtccatacccccgatgatgtacccgatttcaacaagagttctttttcaacttcgggtacgagggttggcgtgaaatcggcaaCGAactccgctaaaatttgagacttgatggccatccggggttgatattcgatatcgtacccaccgagttcgacggcccatttggccaatcggcctgatagttcgagcttgtgtaaaatattacgaagtgggtaagtagtTAGTACGCATAtgtggtgacattgaaagtatggtcttaactttctagaggcgctcatcaatgcaagtgccaatttctctaagtgtggatatctagtttctacttcccctaaggttcgacttacataataaatggaaaattgcgtaccttgctcttctcgaactaggacaccacttaccgctatttttgataccgccaagta from Nicotiana tomentosiformis chromosome 11, ASM39032v3, whole genome shotgun sequence encodes:
- the LOC138901923 gene encoding uncharacterized protein, which produces MSLEYFLGNGKLRTLSVKKREEMKKLKKKKIQEKRKKAVPWMPGAVPDLKNWVRDLASTSTYDERSWCDLSKGRWEAKNHGLGKDAVLRPPYVEEEASASVPKPVKDNKRKRASASEDPKPKTRMARKPRKNTIPLTMESVLYLRYEDEEDEENDRLRRYRRKVRAKSTNRYRSRMLPTEVNKWWVEDIAGPSDVSGLFCEEHQALNRSITVHQETCSRSRAELHWYEADLWQKEEEIKDLRVELSKAHQDQTNLTEQVIIILKTHGLDPGTVANISISQLQQKLEVIGKLREEVDIIRVETLGWKDGMDRLSVEKETARAQLSSAENQLQSMKEKSSVQARKIEELEARLASELAKAKSDAEKAMANADALVAVYQEDAEATQVQAREVAETANTRAHWVAELSKCRSRRETLEEIHARGFDITEEIQKAKELEANAEALASDDDDGDDESKSGSESGEEPDGEEISLGDNQET